In Paenibacillus sp. BIC5C1, a genomic segment contains:
- a CDS encoding FAD-dependent oxidoreductase, giving the protein MGIEQEKHSDIVIIGGGLGGTAAALAAAKAGLRVLLTEETDWLGGQLTSQAVPPDEHRWIEQSGSTASYREFRSRVRDYYRRNYPLTDVAKKDPVLNPGNGWVSRLAHEPKVALAVLHEMLAPYVNTGRIEVLYHTVPVHVETAGDRVTGVTVCEERSGELIKLRGAYYLDATECSDLLPLARVEHVSGAESRRETGEPHALDEADPLDMQSITHVAAVDYVAGGDFTIPRPRDYDYWRQYVPTFSLYPILSWYASDANDTSKLKEFTMFPNDQGITSLWDYRRIVDPTIWTESLNDGEVTLLNWALNDYYAGPIIGVSREERERHLEAARQLTLSLVYWLQTAAPRLDGGKGYPGVRLRGDVLGTEDGLAKAPYIRESRRIRGVYTITEHDVSKELRGVEGVKCYEDSVGVGSYHLDLHPTTVSQRTFYIPNHPYEIPLGALIPVRVKNLLPACKNISMTQIANGCYRLHPTEWNIGEAAGTLAAYAIAQQVEPSEVRASTEHLRAYQAQLIRQGVQLHWTDAELAGEC; this is encoded by the coding sequence ATGGGGATTGAACAGGAGAAACACAGTGATATCGTCATTATTGGCGGTGGTCTTGGCGGGACTGCAGCTGCGCTGGCTGCAGCCAAGGCAGGGCTACGGGTACTTTTGACGGAAGAGACGGACTGGCTTGGCGGTCAATTGACCTCACAGGCAGTACCGCCGGATGAGCATCGCTGGATTGAACAATCTGGTAGTACAGCTTCGTACCGTGAGTTCCGCAGCCGGGTCAGAGATTACTACAGACGGAACTACCCGCTTACGGATGTCGCCAAGAAGGATCCTGTTCTTAACCCCGGTAATGGCTGGGTGAGCCGCTTGGCGCATGAGCCGAAGGTCGCGCTTGCTGTTTTACATGAGATGCTTGCGCCATACGTGAATACCGGTCGGATCGAGGTGCTCTATCATACCGTGCCAGTTCATGTAGAGACAGCAGGTGACCGGGTGACTGGCGTGACTGTATGTGAAGAGCGAAGTGGGGAATTGATTAAGCTCCGGGGTGCCTATTATCTGGATGCCACAGAATGCAGCGACCTGCTTCCCCTCGCCAGAGTAGAGCATGTAAGTGGAGCGGAATCTCGGCGGGAAACGGGTGAACCACATGCCCTGGATGAAGCGGACCCGCTAGACATGCAGTCGATTACCCATGTCGCTGCAGTAGATTATGTAGCGGGTGGAGACTTCACGATCCCTCGTCCGAGGGATTATGATTACTGGCGTCAGTATGTGCCCACGTTCTCACTGTATCCGATTCTGAGCTGGTACGCTTCGGATGCCAATGATACCTCCAAGCTGAAAGAGTTCACGATGTTCCCGAATGATCAGGGCATAACCTCCCTGTGGGATTATCGGCGGATCGTTGACCCGACTATATGGACAGAGTCACTGAATGATGGTGAAGTCACGCTGCTCAACTGGGCACTGAACGATTATTACGCCGGGCCGATCATTGGCGTATCGCGGGAGGAACGCGAGCGGCATCTGGAAGCGGCGAGGCAACTAACTCTTTCCTTAGTATACTGGCTTCAGACGGCAGCTCCCCGCCTGGACGGCGGAAAGGGTTATCCGGGCGTAAGGCTGCGTGGAGATGTGCTCGGTACGGAAGACGGTCTCGCCAAAGCACCGTATATTCGGGAATCACGGCGAATCCGAGGCGTATATACCATTACCGAGCATGATGTGAGCAAGGAATTGCGCGGAGTAGAGGGAGTCAAATGTTACGAGGATAGTGTGGGTGTCGGCAGTTATCATCTGGATCTCCATCCAACAACCGTGAGCCAGCGGACTTTTTATATACCGAACCATCCCTATGAAATTCCGCTGGGTGCACTCATCCCGGTGCGAGTCAAGAACTTGCTTCCGGCTTGCAAAAATATCTCCATGACCCAGATTGCGAACGGTTGTTACCGTCTGCATCCCACCGAATGGAATATTGGCGAGGCTGCCGGCACCCTTGCCGCTTATGCCATTGCACAACAAGTAGAGCCCTCAGAGGTGAGGGCTTCGACGGAACATCTTCGTGCCTATCAGGCACAGCTGATTCGCCAGGGTGTTCAGCTTCATTGGACAGATGCGGAACTGGCAGGGGAGTGTTAG
- a CDS encoding ROK family protein gives MPQVIGVDVGGTGIKGLVVNEAGVVLVEATCATEARLGRKAILGQLHGLVSELLSSCEEVKALGIASAGRVNVETGAVIHATNNLPGWQGMPLTQWATAEFGLPSTADNDANAALLGEAWLGIGRGKQNLVMLTLGTGVGGANMACGRMLRGGDWRGGDWGHSVLVPDGLPCNCGKRGCVEQYISGSALMRLAREQKGNTHTHGREIMAAASQGEAIALNILERYISDLALVIANISASIDPELMILGGGVTQDQAMWWPMLTARLYSVGLADRVAVAELGNWAGCFGAAQLALERLRENGIGWSEGIDREETTHGD, from the coding sequence ATGCCGCAGGTCATTGGCGTGGATGTAGGAGGCACAGGCATTAAAGGGCTTGTGGTCAATGAAGCAGGAGTCGTTCTGGTAGAAGCTACATGTGCAACCGAGGCCCGGTTGGGCCGAAAGGCTATACTTGGCCAACTTCACGGGTTAGTAAGTGAACTGTTGTCTAGCTGTGAAGAAGTGAAGGCCCTGGGTATTGCCTCGGCAGGAAGGGTGAATGTGGAGACGGGTGCAGTGATTCACGCAACGAACAATTTACCTGGCTGGCAGGGAATGCCACTAACACAATGGGCAACAGCGGAATTTGGCCTGCCTTCAACTGCCGATAACGACGCCAATGCTGCACTGCTCGGCGAGGCGTGGCTTGGTATCGGCCGTGGTAAGCAGAACCTGGTTATGCTGACACTCGGAACTGGGGTTGGTGGGGCCAATATGGCATGTGGCAGGATGTTACGGGGAGGAGACTGGCGCGGTGGGGACTGGGGGCACAGTGTGCTAGTGCCTGACGGTCTACCTTGCAATTGTGGCAAACGCGGCTGCGTGGAGCAATACATTTCCGGTAGTGCACTGATGCGGCTGGCGCGGGAACAGAAGGGCAACACGCATACTCACGGCCGGGAGATTATGGCCGCTGCAAGCCAGGGAGAAGCAATAGCGTTGAACATTCTGGAGCGTTACATATCTGATTTGGCCTTGGTTATTGCGAATATTTCTGCCTCGATAGATCCGGAATTGATGATTCTTGGTGGCGGTGTGACCCAAGACCAGGCTATGTGGTGGCCGATGCTTACCGCTAGGTTATACAGTGTCGGATTGGCAGACCGGGTTGCAGTGGCTGAACTCGGTAACTGGGCAGGCTGTTTCGGGGCGGCGCAGCTGGCCTTGGAACGCCTGCGTGAGAACGGCATTGGTTGGTCTGAAGGCATTGACAGGGAGGAGACAACCCATGGGGATTGA
- a CDS encoding MurR/RpiR family transcriptional regulator — MEMNDRINTYYPSMTKSEQKVARCVRDNPDNIIYFSVTELADFAGTGETTVMRFCRKIGFKGYQDFKLMLAQGLPKRQNQPDGEQGKDDYADHLYASMVGVLQSSLGMLDRSQLEEAVKSLDSARHVQFFGVGSSGITAMDAKNRFLRIGRRAEANSDSHIQSMMAVTMGEGDVAFGISVSGSTLDTNDMLMKAKQNGAKVIAMTNYAKSPIASIADILLLTAGKESPLEGGSVGAKISQLFIIDLLCQGLEREHGEETKKMKELTARAVIDRIY, encoded by the coding sequence ATGGAGATGAATGACCGAATTAATACGTATTATCCTTCCATGACCAAGTCGGAGCAGAAGGTGGCCAGGTGCGTACGGGACAATCCGGATAATATCATCTATTTTTCTGTGACTGAGCTGGCTGATTTTGCTGGTACCGGAGAGACTACGGTGATGAGATTCTGCCGTAAAATCGGGTTTAAAGGCTATCAGGATTTCAAGCTGATGCTGGCCCAAGGACTGCCGAAACGGCAGAACCAGCCAGACGGCGAGCAGGGAAAGGACGATTACGCCGACCATTTATATGCATCGATGGTGGGTGTGCTGCAATCCAGCTTGGGTATGCTGGATCGCAGCCAGTTGGAAGAGGCAGTAAAGTCTCTGGACAGCGCACGACATGTGCAATTCTTCGGCGTGGGCTCGTCAGGCATTACCGCTATGGATGCCAAGAACCGATTTTTGCGTATCGGGCGGCGTGCGGAAGCGAATTCAGACAGCCATATTCAGTCCATGATGGCGGTAACGATGGGAGAAGGTGACGTGGCTTTTGGCATCAGCGTGTCCGGCAGTACGCTGGATACCAACGATATGTTGATGAAGGCCAAACAAAACGGGGCTAAGGTGATTGCCATGACGAACTATGCCAAATCCCCCATTGCTTCTATTGCAGATATCTTGCTCTTGACCGCGGGGAAGGAGTCTCCCCTTGAAGGCGGTTCTGTAGGAGCTAAAATCTCTCAGCTGTTTATTATCGACTTACTCTGCCAGGGACTGGAGCGCGAGCATGGCGAAGAGACTAAAAAGATGAAGGAATTAACGGCCAGGGCGGTTATCGACCGTATTTATTGA
- a CDS encoding N-acetylmannosamine-6-phosphate 2-epimerase, giving the protein MTKVVLEKLHLGLIVSCQALSDEPLHGAAMMARMAAAAEEGGAAGIRANGAADVRAIKQTVSLPVIGIIKRNYPDSAVYITPTIREIDELLEAGADIIAFDATRQSRPKNHTLEQITAYLNANGVVSMADISILEEALYAESLGVSCVSTTLSGYTPYSRQQEGPNLELLGMSAQRLKIPVIAEGRISKPSQVEEALDLGAYAVVVGSAITRPQLITRQFAAVTRKARMKSNGDE; this is encoded by the coding sequence CTGACAAAGGTAGTGCTGGAGAAACTGCATTTGGGGCTGATTGTTTCTTGCCAGGCGCTGTCTGATGAACCGCTGCATGGCGCGGCGATGATGGCCCGTATGGCGGCGGCTGCGGAGGAAGGAGGGGCCGCGGGTATTCGGGCGAATGGGGCAGCAGATGTGCGTGCGATCAAGCAGACAGTCTCATTGCCGGTTATTGGCATCATAAAGCGCAATTACCCGGATTCTGCTGTATATATCACCCCAACCATCAGAGAAATTGACGAGCTGCTGGAGGCCGGAGCGGATATCATTGCATTTGATGCGACCCGCCAGAGCAGGCCGAAAAATCATACATTGGAGCAAATCACCGCCTATCTGAACGCCAATGGGGTGGTTTCCATGGCAGACATCTCCATTCTGGAGGAAGCTTTATATGCTGAGTCGCTTGGAGTCAGTTGTGTTTCGACTACCCTATCGGGTTATACACCGTATTCCCGGCAGCAGGAAGGGCCGAATTTGGAGCTGCTGGGGATGTCCGCACAGCGGTTGAAGATTCCGGTCATTGCCGAAGGGCGGATTAGTAAACCCTCTCAGGTAGAAGAGGCGCTTGATCTGGGGGCATACGCTGTTGTGGTGGGCTCCGCAATAACTCGGCCACAGCTAATTACCCGACAGTTCGCAGCAGTGACCAGAAAAGCGAGGATGAAGAGTAATGGAGATGAATGA
- a CDS encoding DUF4127 family protein, producing the protein MPKQYKLTFVPLDERPCNYEFPYLLAQGTEFTVERPPLEIMGLKKRPGDVEQLWTWFEESCARADGAIVALDTLLYGGIIPSRLHQLKPDELTARLERLRGIKQQYPQLTLYTFQLIMRCPQYSLSDEEPDYYADWGREIFRKGFISHRLELGIATDEEIRELADIDNRLPMEVLEDYLGRRAVNIEANKQVLVLIQEGIIDFMIVPQDDSAPYGHTAKDQEKVRARITTLDLELEVYMYPGADEVGCVLLSRMMNKARGRMPLVYPRLSSVQGAFVTPLFEDRFFYETLKYQILAAGGLIASSETEADLVLLISTPGETMAEAVSQQHSFYSYDVYRNLMELVEYGHFLLRSKEKPVAVADVGYANGGDQKLVKMLRQKGMLFDLAGYAAWNTSSNSLGTVISQAMIYLLYGPTQSHLDFLALRYAEDVCYCSVVRGELSNGPVQEMGYGKYLLDGPRGLVAARVEKRLRQELAVRIDTEAGSIQITDCYMPWNRMFEVGLSVRFVPSNPSKESRI; encoded by the coding sequence ATGCCGAAGCAGTATAAGCTAACCTTTGTTCCGTTAGATGAACGGCCTTGCAATTATGAATTTCCTTATTTGTTGGCACAGGGAACGGAATTCACAGTGGAGCGTCCCCCACTTGAAATCATGGGTCTGAAAAAACGTCCGGGCGATGTAGAACAGTTATGGACCTGGTTTGAGGAGAGCTGTGCAAGGGCAGATGGAGCAATCGTTGCTTTGGATACGTTGCTCTATGGCGGGATTATTCCTTCCCGGCTGCATCAGTTGAAGCCAGATGAACTGACGGCCCGTCTGGAGCGCCTTCGGGGGATCAAGCAACAGTACCCGCAGCTAACCCTGTATACGTTCCAACTGATTATGCGCTGCCCGCAATATTCCCTGTCCGATGAGGAGCCGGATTACTACGCCGACTGGGGAAGAGAGATTTTTCGCAAAGGTTTCATCAGCCATCGGCTGGAGCTCGGAATTGCGACGGATGAGGAGATCCGCGAGCTGGCCGATATCGATAATCGTCTACCAATGGAAGTGCTGGAAGATTACCTGGGACGCAGGGCCGTAAATATTGAAGCTAACAAGCAAGTGCTGGTTCTGATCCAGGAAGGCATTATCGACTTCATGATTGTGCCGCAGGATGATTCAGCGCCTTATGGACATACAGCCAAGGATCAGGAGAAAGTGCGAGCCCGGATTACCACCCTTGATCTGGAACTTGAAGTCTACATGTATCCTGGTGCGGACGAAGTTGGTTGCGTATTGCTCTCCAGAATGATGAATAAGGCTCGCGGCCGGATGCCGCTGGTGTACCCACGATTATCATCTGTTCAGGGGGCGTTTGTTACCCCGCTATTCGAGGATCGATTTTTCTATGAGACGCTCAAATATCAGATTTTGGCTGCAGGTGGGTTGATTGCGTCCAGTGAGACTGAAGCAGATCTGGTGCTGTTGATTAGTACACCTGGAGAGACGATGGCGGAAGCGGTGTCGCAGCAGCATTCTTTTTACAGCTATGATGTATACCGAAATTTGATGGAACTGGTGGAATACGGACACTTTCTGCTCAGGAGCAAGGAGAAGCCGGTGGCTGTAGCGGATGTGGGATATGCCAATGGTGGGGATCAGAAGCTGGTCAAGATGCTGCGACAAAAAGGCATGTTATTTGATCTGGCTGGATATGCCGCCTGGAATACCAGTTCCAACTCACTTGGCACCGTTATTTCGCAGGCGATGATCTATCTGCTCTATGGTCCTACACAGTCGCATCTTGATTTCCTCGCCCTCCGCTATGCCGAGGATGTCTGCTATTGTTCGGTCGTTCGGGGAGAACTTAGCAATGGCCCGGTGCAGGAGATGGGTTATGGCAAGTACTTGCTGGATGGGCCTCGCGGCCTTGTTGCCGCCCGAGTAGAGAAGAGGCTGCGTCAAGAGCTTGCTGTGCGGATCGATACTGAAGCAGGGAGTATACAGATTACTGATTGTTACATGCCATGGAACCGGATGTTCGAAGTGGGCCTGTCTGTACGATTCGTACCATCCAACCCTAGTAAGGAAAGCAGAATATAA
- a CDS encoding carbohydrate ABC transporter permease — MKKVLRHLIIYVLLILLALFMMGPFLWLLSVSLMPGRNVFANPPAILPTFIAFDNYVQVWEFMDFPRYIINTVVITLLGVVFNIFLSCLTAYPLATFRFKGRNLVFTLLISTMIIPSATAMIVHYLTIQAFHLGNTFLGVVLPAAVSVFNIFLMRQTFLGIPTDIRDSGKMDGASEFRIFVQLVMPLVKPGVAVIGLLEVMAFWNNFLWPIVVLDDPQKYPLAAALTYLNGQFSYNFGWIAAGTMISVLPIIIVFLFTQKYYMEGIAGAIKG; from the coding sequence ATGAAAAAAGTCCTTCGTCATTTGATCATTTATGTACTGTTGATTTTGCTTGCCCTGTTTATGATGGGTCCTTTTCTGTGGCTGCTCAGCGTATCGCTGATGCCTGGCCGTAATGTGTTCGCGAATCCACCAGCCATTCTACCTACCTTCATCGCTTTCGATAACTACGTGCAGGTGTGGGAGTTCATGGATTTTCCACGCTACATCATAAATACGGTGGTGATTACGCTCCTTGGGGTAGTGTTTAACATCTTCCTTTCCTGCCTCACGGCGTATCCACTCGCAACCTTTCGGTTCAAGGGACGGAATCTGGTGTTCACGCTGCTGATCTCGACCATGATTATTCCTTCGGCAACGGCGATGATTGTGCATTATTTAACGATTCAGGCCTTTCACTTGGGCAATACGTTTCTTGGGGTTGTGCTTCCGGCCGCGGTGTCGGTATTTAACATCTTTCTGATGCGACAAACGTTTCTGGGCATACCGACAGATATTCGGGATTCTGGCAAAATGGATGGAGCCTCCGAGTTCCGTATCTTCGTGCAACTTGTCATGCCACTGGTGAAACCAGGGGTTGCCGTCATTGGCTTGCTTGAAGTCATGGCATTCTGGAACAATTTCCTGTGGCCGATTGTGGTGCTGGATGATCCGCAGAAATATCCATTGGCTGCGGCCCTGACGTATCTGAACGGTCAGTTCTCGTATAACTTCGGCTGGATTGCCGCCGGCACCATGATCTCGGTGCTGCCGATTATCATCGTGTTCCTTTTCACCCAAAAATACTATATGGAAGGCATTGCCGGAGCGATTAAAGGATAA
- a CDS encoding sugar ABC transporter permease, producing MYKAIRSESFAAWAFMAPGLLFLAVFTFWPIIYGIPLSLTDYSVITETHFVGLDNFTRAFQDHNFLISLWNSLVYVLVVPVIQIISILMAILVNSRIPGVKMFRAAYYIPVVTSMVAVALIWSWLLGNNGVVNYLLLKVGILSEQISWLSTSSTALYVLMFITMWKGLGYYMMLYLAGLQGIPADLYEAARVDGAGPLRLIIHVTLPLLRPHILFCTVISVMGAVRVFDEVYILTKGGPGTSTLTSSVYIFQKGLEQFNFGYASALGLIVSVMVAALSVLVFRLNRRGGVNTY from the coding sequence GTGTACAAGGCGATTCGATCCGAATCTTTTGCTGCATGGGCGTTTATGGCACCGGGATTGTTGTTTCTGGCGGTTTTCACCTTTTGGCCGATTATTTACGGGATACCCCTCTCATTAACCGATTATTCTGTCATTACGGAGACACATTTCGTTGGTTTGGATAACTTTACCCGGGCCTTTCAAGATCACAATTTCCTGATTTCGCTGTGGAATTCGCTGGTGTATGTGCTGGTTGTGCCGGTGATTCAAATCATCTCGATCCTCATGGCCATTCTGGTTAACAGCCGGATTCCGGGTGTCAAAATGTTCAGGGCTGCCTACTACATACCGGTTGTAACTTCCATGGTCGCGGTGGCACTGATTTGGAGCTGGTTGTTGGGCAATAACGGCGTGGTCAATTACCTGCTGCTGAAGGTTGGCATTCTTAGTGAGCAGATCTCCTGGCTTTCCACGAGCAGTACGGCGCTGTATGTGCTGATGTTCATCACCATGTGGAAGGGTCTCGGCTATTATATGATGCTCTATCTGGCCGGGCTTCAGGGAATTCCGGCAGATCTATATGAAGCCGCCAGAGTGGATGGAGCTGGACCACTGAGACTGATTATTCATGTGACGCTTCCGCTGCTGCGGCCACATATTCTCTTTTGCACCGTAATTTCGGTGATGGGTGCCGTTCGTGTTTTTGATGAGGTCTATATTCTCACCAAAGGCGGGCCGGGAACGTCCACGCTGACCTCAAGCGTATACATTTTCCAAAAAGGGCTGGAGCAATTCAATTTCGGGTATGCCTCGGCGCTTGGGCTGATCGTCAGTGTGATGGTAGCTGCGCTCAGTGTGCTGGTGTTCCGGCTGAACCGGAGAGGCGGGGTGAATACCTATTGA
- a CDS encoding sugar ABC transporter substrate-binding protein, with amino-acid sequence MTTNRKGFTVSLLLVVMMSMLLAACGGNDNTAGTPSPGSTGETGTEAGKPVTLEFWTIALQPTFNDYFNELIAKYESSHPGVKVEWKDYPYDAISQRLLTSTASGKSPDVVNLNTEFASQLGSKGALLNLNEYLTDEEAKSYFEGIYNSTVLDGKAYALPWYTGTEVLFMNTKLVKEAGLDPSNPPQTREELVEWARQVHEKTGVAGYAQQLVSKLFPIDGIPILNEDKTAAAFNTPVAEAMIAQMRDLMAEGVVLKEDAEFSKQIQYFSGEQVAFQLSGPTFINFIKKSAPDVYKNTIAVTLPTGKANLRLSNSMDLVVPQKSKNPEQAVEFAAFMTNAENQTAFSKVANTLPSSKASIEDPFFTQSDGSLEAEAKVASSQSLDKATDYMVGVPNAGDINSALARGLQEILMNGADIKETLNAVEKEVNQILNQDS; translated from the coding sequence GTGACCACCAACAGAAAGGGCTTCACAGTATCTTTGCTGCTAGTCGTTATGATGTCTATGCTGCTTGCCGCCTGCGGAGGAAATGACAATACGGCTGGTACGCCGAGTCCGGGAAGCACTGGGGAGACGGGTACGGAAGCTGGAAAGCCGGTGACGCTGGAATTTTGGACGATTGCTTTACAGCCAACGTTCAACGATTATTTCAATGAATTGATTGCCAAGTATGAGAGCAGTCATCCTGGCGTGAAAGTCGAGTGGAAGGACTATCCATATGATGCCATTTCACAGCGTTTATTGACCAGTACGGCCAGTGGCAAAAGCCCTGATGTTGTGAACCTCAATACCGAATTTGCCAGTCAATTGGGAAGTAAGGGAGCGCTGCTGAATCTGAATGAATACCTGACAGATGAGGAAGCGAAGAGTTACTTTGAAGGCATTTATAATTCGACTGTTTTGGATGGCAAAGCTTACGCGCTTCCTTGGTACACAGGTACGGAAGTGTTGTTCATGAATACCAAGCTGGTGAAGGAGGCAGGCCTTGATCCTTCAAATCCGCCGCAGACCCGAGAGGAACTCGTGGAGTGGGCCCGTCAGGTCCATGAAAAGACCGGAGTGGCCGGTTATGCGCAGCAGCTTGTCTCCAAGCTGTTTCCAATCGACGGCATCCCCATTCTAAATGAAGACAAAACGGCCGCGGCTTTCAATACGCCGGTAGCAGAGGCGATGATCGCTCAAATGCGTGATCTGATGGCCGAAGGCGTAGTGCTGAAGGAGGATGCGGAATTCAGCAAGCAGATCCAGTATTTTTCCGGGGAGCAGGTCGCTTTCCAATTGTCGGGTCCAACCTTTATCAACTTCATCAAGAAGTCTGCACCGGATGTTTACAAGAATACGATTGCGGTAACGCTCCCAACGGGCAAAGCGAACCTGCGGCTCTCCAATTCCATGGATCTCGTTGTGCCACAGAAATCCAAAAACCCTGAGCAAGCGGTGGAATTTGCCGCCTTTATGACCAATGCAGAGAACCAGACTGCCTTCTCCAAAGTAGCCAATACGCTGCCGTCGAGCAAAGCCTCCATTGAAGATCCGTTCTTTACTCAATCCGACGGATCGCTGGAAGCCGAAGCCAAGGTAGCCTCCTCACAAAGTCTCGATAAAGCCACTGATTACATGGTCGGCGTACCGAATGCAGGAGATATCAACTCCGCATTGGCACGGGGCTTGCAGGAGATTTTGATGAACGGAGCAGATATTAAAGAAACGCTGAACGCAGTGGAGAAGGAAGTTAACCAAATTCTTAACCAGGATTCCTGA
- a CDS encoding serine/threonine protein kinase — protein MKKDNCKMALQRNVILNDTYQVRHLMASSELAIVYAGRDRNTGAKVAIKEFFPQRLATRQADKRGVFCSSRGFSGQYQELLAAFLVEGELLSTLHHPHIVSYVDHFEENDTGYLVMEYCTGVTLTEYLIERNHALDAAFITETLLPLVDTLDYIHKQGILHRDVKPSNIMVMEDGTPKLLDFGSAARWPVQSGEKQAIFTSAGYSPLEFYSEKSSQGPMSDIYSLAALLHYWTCGQPPMDVKQRLFRDELPSVRSHNEYVNRWLARVIHWGLSVRSEQRCASLAWVKRSLQVQAWMWKIRKPGTVEWVLAENEHTQVYEAEPKKQHETA, from the coding sequence ATGAAAAAGGACAATTGCAAAATGGCATTGCAGCGCAATGTAATTTTAAATGATACATATCAGGTAAGACATCTCATGGCTAGCAGTGAGCTGGCTATTGTATATGCAGGAAGAGATCGGAATACAGGTGCAAAGGTAGCGATTAAGGAGTTTTTCCCCCAGAGGCTGGCAACACGTCAGGCTGACAAACGGGGAGTGTTCTGTTCTTCACGGGGGTTCAGTGGTCAGTATCAGGAACTTCTTGCTGCATTTTTGGTCGAAGGAGAGCTGTTATCCACGTTGCATCATCCTCATATTGTGTCGTACGTGGATCATTTCGAAGAAAATGACACAGGGTATCTTGTTATGGAATATTGTACAGGGGTAACCTTAACCGAATATCTGATTGAGCGAAATCATGCGCTGGACGCGGCATTTATTACGGAAACATTGCTTCCGCTAGTAGATACACTGGACTATATTCATAAGCAGGGAATTCTTCATCGCGATGTGAAGCCATCCAATATTATGGTGATGGAAGACGGTACGCCGAAACTACTGGACTTCGGTTCAGCAGCTCGTTGGCCTGTACAATCCGGGGAAAAACAGGCGATCTTTACATCGGCCGGGTATTCGCCGCTTGAGTTCTACTCGGAGAAATCCAGTCAGGGACCGATGTCAGACATATATAGCCTGGCAGCGTTGCTTCATTATTGGACATGCGGGCAGCCCCCTATGGATGTAAAACAGCGACTGTTCCGCGATGAATTGCCATCTGTACGTTCTCATAATGAGTATGTGAATCGGTGGCTCGCACGCGTTATTCACTGGGGATTATCGGTTCGTTCCGAGCAACGGTGTGCTTCCCTCGCTTGGGTTAAGAGATCACTTCAAGTACAGGCCTGGATGTGGAAAATACGCAAACCTGGCACAGTAGAATGGGTTTTAGCTGAGAATGAACATACCCAAGTCTACGAAGCAGAGCCGAAGAAACAGCATGAGACGGCTTGA
- a CDS encoding alpha/beta fold hydrolase: MSSIYRSEEGKSSILEEYEAYVEQLGEDFTREYVETRFGQTHVLLTGPEDGKPLFILQGGNCVNPMTLSWFSSLFKDYRIIAPDTIGHPGYSEETRISARFDSLALWISDLLDHYKIEKSAFIGPSFGGGIILRLATYIPDRIACSVLVAPAGLAVGSKIKMAQDIVLPLVTYKMTSSPTSLQKIADIMSCSCMKEIDKNIIGKIFKYVSLEQDMPKLTEQDELVNYTSPTLLLVGEKDVFFPADKVIERAQKIIPNVKAIKYDTGHFPSQDVLMQMNQEIQQFLQKNY; encoded by the coding sequence ATGAGTTCCATTTATAGAAGTGAAGAAGGCAAGAGCAGCATACTTGAGGAATACGAAGCGTATGTTGAGCAATTGGGCGAGGATTTTACACGAGAGTACGTCGAGACACGTTTTGGACAAACGCATGTTTTATTAACAGGTCCAGAAGACGGTAAGCCGCTATTTATTCTTCAGGGCGGAAATTGTGTGAATCCGATGACGTTGTCATGGTTCTCTTCTCTTTTCAAAGATTACCGGATTATCGCGCCGGATACGATCGGTCATCCAGGCTACAGTGAAGAAACACGAATTTCGGCAAGGTTTGATAGTTTGGCTTTGTGGATTTCTGATTTGCTGGATCACTACAAGATCGAAAAAAGTGCGTTTATCGGTCCTTCCTTTGGAGGCGGAATTATCCTAAGACTGGCAACTTACATTCCGGACCGAATTGCATGTTCTGTTCTGGTAGCACCCGCTGGACTGGCCGTGGGATCCAAAATTAAAATGGCTCAGGATATCGTGTTGCCACTTGTAACGTACAAAATGACTTCTTCTCCAACTTCTTTGCAAAAGATCGCGGATATCATGTCATGCAGTTGTATGAAAGAAATAGATAAAAATATAATCGGGAAAATCTTCAAATACGTCAGTCTGGAGCAGGATATGCCCAAGCTTACAGAGCAGGACGAGTTGGTGAATTATACATCGCCAACTCTGCTGCTGGTGGGAGAAAAGGATGTTTTTTTCCCGGCAGATAAGGTCATTGAAAGAGCGCAGAAGATTATTCCGAATGTCAAAGCAATCAAATACGACACAGGTCATTTTCCGTCTCAAGACGTGTTGATGCAGATGAACCAAGAAATTCAGCAATTTTTACAGAAGAATTATTAA